DNA from Tsuneonella dongtanensis:
CGAATGGCCGCCGACGTGCTTGGTCAGGCTCATCACGGAAATGTCGCAGCCGTGCGCCAGCGCCGGGAATCCCAGTGCGCTCGCCCAGGTGTTGTCGATCACGCTGGCCGCGCCCCGCTCGCGTGCGATGCGGGCGAGGGCGGGGACGTCGGAGACTTCCATCGTCAGGCTGCCGGGGCTCTCGAGCATGACCGCCGAAGTACGTTCGCAGAAGAGCGCGGCGTACGCGTCGAGGTCCAGCGGATCGAAGAACCGCGTCTCGATGCCGAAGCGCTTGAGGAAGCCGTTCGCTAGATTGCGCGTCGGCTCGTAGGCGTTGTCGGTGACGAGCAGGACGTCGCCTGGCTTGAGCACGGTGAGCAGCGCGCCCGCGATCGCCGCCACCCCGCTCGGGTAAAGCACGGTGCCCTCGGCCCCCGGCTCCAGCTCGGTCAGCGCATCGGCGAGCGCCCACTGGGTCGGAGTGCCGCGACGACCGTAATAAAAGTGGCCGTCCGCATTCGGCCGTCCCGCGGCGAGGTCGGCGCTGCTTTCGTAAAGATGGGTGCTTGTACGCCAGACCGGCGGATTCACCGCGGCTCCCGTCCATTCGCTGCGCCGTCCACCGGTGACGAGCCGCGTCCCGGCCGCGCGGTCCTTGCCCCCTTTGGCCATGGTCAGGCGGCGGCCCCCGTCTCCTTGGGGGTGGAGGGATCGGCGCCCCATTCGCTCCAGCTGCCGTCGTAGAGCGCGGCGTCTTCGACGCCCAGCCGGTGCAGCGCGAAGAGCAGCACCGAGGCGGTCACCCCGCTGCCGCAGGAAGTGACGATCGGACGGTCGAGATCGACGCCCGCGCGCTCGAACAGCGCGCGCAGTTCGTCTTCGGAGCGGAACGTGCCGTCGGCATTGTAGAGATCGCGGAAGAACAGGTTGCACGCGCCGGGAATGTGTCCGCCCGGAAGCCCGTGGACGGCATCGACCGTTTCGCCGGTGAAGCGGCCCGCATCGCGGGCGTCGATCACCTGCTCGGCGCGGGTATCGATATTCGCGAGGACCTGGTCCTTCGAGCGGACCCGGCTCCAGTCGCCGGCGATCGGCCCGGGCGTGCAGCCGTCGCATACGGTCTCCCCGGCTTCGAGCGGCCGACCTTCCGCCTTCCACTTTGCCAGCCCGCCGTCAAGGATGGCCACATCGGCCACGCCGTTCATGTGCAGGATGAACCACGCGCGCGCGGAGGTCTTCACCGCGCTGTCGTCGTACAGGACCACCCGGCTGTCCGGTGACACTCCGAGCGAGGCGAGGCGGGCCGCGACCTGCTCGTGCGTGGGGAGGGCGTTTGGCACGCTCGATCCGGCGTCCTTGAACGTCCCAAGGTCGAGGAAGCGCGCGCCGGGAATGTGCCCGGCGAGAAACTCTGCGCGGGCATCGCGATCGGGCTGGGTGGCGTGGGCCGAGGCGTCGAGCACGACGATGGTGCCGCCATCCAGCTCGCGCGCCAGCCATTCGGTCGTAACAAGGCTGTCCATGGCGCGCAGGCTAGCCGCCGCGCCGCGGCTTAGCCAGCGGCTATTCGCGCCTAGTCGAGCGCCTTCTGGCCGACCGCGTGATAGGTCTGGGGCATCTCGTCGAGCCGGAAGGGCTGCAGGCGCTGGCTGGCCCCGGGCGACTTGAGGCCGACGATGAAGGTGCGCGCGATCGGTTCCATCCCGTCGGCTTCCGCGCGCACCCTGAGCAGCGGAACGTAGACCACCGCCGTGCCGTGCGGGATCGGCCGTATCTCGCTCACCGGCAGGCGGAACTCGCCGGAGAACGACGCGCTTTCGCCCGGGTCGAGCTTCGTCAGGGACTGGACCGGGGTGAGCGCCACCGAAGGGTCGGCCAGCTGCTGGTCGGCCGGGACGCGGGCGTGCGCGGTGACGAAGTCGCCGCCGAAGCTCACGTTCTCGAGCGGATGCGCGCCCCGGTTGGTCACGCGCACATCGTAGGTGAGCGTCGCGAACATCACGCTGCGGGCAAGCTGGCGCACCTTCGCCTCGATTATCAGCGGTGGCCCGCCAATTGCCGGAGCGGGCGGCGATGCGCCCTGGCCGCCCGAAATTCGCGGCTTCTCGATAACCGGCACCGCGACGCTGCTGCTGACTCCGGAGCGCCGGCGCAGGAAGAAAGCGCCCGCGCCGAGCACCGCAAGGGCCAGCAAGCCGACCAGCGCAAAGAGCCAGCCGGGGGTTCCCTCATCGACCGGAGCGTCGCTTGCCGCAGGGCTCGCGGCGCTCTCGGCGCCCGGGGACACCGGCGGGAGCACGCTCGGCTCGGCTCCGGGCGCCGCCGAGGGAAACGGTGCCGGGCTATCGGCAATGGCCTCCGCGGCAGGCGAATCGGCGGCGGCAGGAGGCGTGAATCGCGGGGGCAGCGTGCTGCTGCGCGGCGGCAGGATCGCGCGCTGGGTCGGCGTCGCGGCCGGCGCGGGGGTCGGAGCCGGTGCGGCGGTGGCGCGCGGCGTCGGGGTAGGCGTCGGCGTGCGAGGGCGCGTCAGGATCGGTGCGTCGGGATCGACCGGGCCCTGGATGTCGGTGGGCGTGGGCGTCGGGTTGGTCGGCAGGCGAAAACCGCCCGGCGCCGGGGTCGGCGTCGGAGCCGCGTCCTGCGCAAGGCCGGGCGCGGCAAGAATGCCGACGGCAAGCGCGAACAGGCTGACTGGTCCGAAGTGTCTCATGGCTCCCGGTGCCGCGTCCAAAGCGTGGGAAGCGCTGAATAGGCACTGAATTGCCCGAGTCCACCGCCGCCTTGCGATGAAGCGCGATTCCCGTCAGATGCGCGGCATGAGCGACACACCTGCAACCATGCACCTCGGCCAGACGAGCGCGCTGCCTGCTTCTCCGCAAGAGGCGGTGCTCGACTACGTGCCCAACCCGCGCGCGGGCATGCTCTACCTCGTCCGTTTCGCCGCGCCCGAGTTCACCTCGCTGTGCCCGGTCACCGGCCAGCCCGACTTCGCGCACCTGGTGATCGACTACGCGCCGGGCGAGACCATCGTCGAATCGAAGAGCCTCAAGCTGTTTCTCGGCTCCTTCCGCAACCACTGCGGTTTCCACGAGGACGTCACCGTCGGCATCGGCCAGCGCCTCGCCGAGGAGATGAAGCCCCGCTGGCTGCGCATCGGCGGCTACTGGTACCCGCGCGGCGGCATCCCAATCGACGTTTTCTGGCAAACCGGCACGCCGCCCGAGGGGCTATGGGTGCCCGAACAGGGCGTGCAGGGGTATCGCGGGCGGGGGTGAGGGGCGGTCAGGCCTACGGCTGTTATCGGGTGATAACGCGGGTGGTCGGGACGTCTACTTTTGGGGTGGAAAACGGACGTCACTCTAGCAGAAGATGGACGCCGTCTTTTGCTTCTTCGCCGTCACCGCCATGGACACGGATGATCTCTACAAGCCAGTCGAAGACAGTAGCTCCCACGCCCTGCTGCGCGCGTCTCAGGTCCGCTTTCACGGTATCTCGGTAAGCGGGATGACAGCGCCTCAGCCGTTTCTCGAGTTGTCTCGCAGTTTCAGGATAGCCAAGGTTGGCACGCGACGCGGCAGAATGGGTCCATCGAAGAACGAAACCATCTGCCGGAGTGCCAAAGCCCCCGCGCAGTATGTCGTTGAATGCGTCGAGGTTGCGCCCCCAATCCGCATCGGGAATGAGCACGCTGCTGACTTGGTCGTAAAAGGTTTCAAGCGAAGTAATCTTGGCACCGTCGAGAACATATTCCTTCGTCATTACCTACGCGTAGTGCGGGTGGACCAACGTCCGCAATGGGGTCGTTTGCTGTCCGACCGTTTTTCTCGGATCAAGGGCAGAAGCTGCCAGTCGGCTTTCAGACGCGGCTCGGATGAGATCGAACGTCTGCCATGGGGTGGAAAGCGGACAGATTCCGATCGCGGCGGCGGCTTAAAGCTGAGCCAAGTAATTAGAGGGCGCCCAAGCCAGGGCGCCCCCCAAGAACGTGCAGCTAGCCCTTACTTGCGCCATTGTCCCGTGCCGCTTCCCCCTGCGACTTTGCCCGCATATGTAATTCCGCCCCCCTTGCCAGCGTACATACCGGTCTTGCCGTAGAGCCCGCCAACGCAGCCCATCATGGTGCGTTCTTTATCCTGAAAATTGCACCCCCAGACCGAGGTATATGCGCCTGCGGGACTGGTCGCGTCGCAAATCGCGTGCATATGAAAGATGGCGTCATTTGGCGGCTGAGTTGTGCTGATGCAGGTGTAGGTCTCAGCAGTCTTTTTGCCGTCTGCCCAAACTGTATTAGTTGATCCTGTCCAATATGAACCGGCAACAGGTACCCCGTCCGGACCGGTCGTGCCAACCGTCGTCGGAGTTTTCGCTACAGCATCGAAGGTGAATGTTTGCGCTTGGGCGGGCATTGCGATTGCAGATGCCGCTGCGAGGCAGGTGACGAAAATTGAACGCATGTCGAAAACCCCTTCAATGAGTCCGACCAATCGTCCGAAAACAAGCTCAAAGATCTCTGCGATACATCTTGCGACCGCAAGGCGTTGCATCCACGACGACGGCCCAACCGTCGATTCGCGGCCCGAACAAAGTGTACGGCTCTGTCGGACAATGTCTAACCGTTTTCCCCTTCCCCGCTATTACGGCGAGCCTAACCTTGGTCGGTCCAGCGTTCGGAGTCCAACGAGGCTCCAAACCATGCAATAGAATGGACGAGCCGGCAGCTTGATCTCACGTGGCGGGCGCTCGATCAGTTTCGAACGTCCGCAATGGGGTCGTTAGCGGTCTGGCTGCTTTCCGTTCATTCTCCGCACTCATCACCAAGGGTTTGACCAGACCCCCGCTGCCGTTACCGACTCTGCACCACCGCCGCTCAGCCCGAGCATGTTTTGGCGGCAGTTCGAGATGTGCCGGTGAGCACCGCTTGTGCCCTGCCGAAACCATTTTCCTACGCTCCTGATAGTGCATACAGGTCTTGCTTCGCTTTTTTTCGAACGGAGCAGCGGATCATGATCGCGGCCGCCAGTTTCACGCCGACCTTGACGCCGCGCACGGCAGCGCCGGTGCGATTTAGGTGTGTACTTCGTGTCGCCTTTCGCCGCCTTGCGCCCCGGCTTTCTCGGGCCCAGAACCGGCCCATGACCACCCGCACCGAAACCGACACCTTTGGCCCCATCGAGGTGCCCGCCGACCACCTCTGGGGCGCGCAGACGCAGCGTAGCCTGCAGAACTTCCGCATCGGCGGCGAGACCATGCCTCTGCCGCTGATCCGCGCGCTGGGGGTGATCAAGCGCGCCGCGGCGGAGGCCAATCGCGAGCTCGGGGTGCTCGACGGCAGGCTGGCCGAAGCGATCGTCGCGGCGGCGCAGGAAGTCATCGACGGCAAGCTCGACGGCGAATTCCCGCTGGTCGTCTGGCAGACCGGATCGGGCACCCAGTCGAACATGAACGCCAACGAGGTGATCGCCAACCGGGCGATCCAGATGCTCGGCGGCGAACTGGGTTCGAAGGCGCCGGTCCATCCCAACGACCACGTCAACATGTCGCAGAGCTCGAACGACACGTTCCCGAGCGCGATCACCGTCGCGGCGGCGGGGGAGGTGGTGCGGCACCTGCTCCCAGCATTGAAGGCGATGCACGCCGAGCTGGCGGCCAAGGCGGCCGGGTGGGACGACATCGTCAAGATCGGGCGCACGCATACTCAGGATGCGACCCCGCTGACGCTGGGACAGGAATTCTCGGGCTATGCGGCGCAGGTCGAGGCGGCGATCGCGCGGATCGAGCTGGCGCTGCCGGGCCTCTACGAGCTGGCGCAGGGCGGCACCGCCGTGGGCACCGGGCTCAATGCGCCCGATGGCTTCGCGGAAACTGTCGCCGCGAAGATCGCCGCGATCACCGGGCTGCCGTTCGTCACCGCGCCCAACAAATTCGCCGCGCTCGCCGCGCAGGACGCGCTGGTGTTCGCGCACGGCGCGCTGAACGCGCTCGCGGCGAGCCTCTACAAGATCGCCAGCGACATCCGCCTGCTCGGTTCGGGGCCGAGGGCGGGGCTAGGGGAGCTGGCGCTGCCCGAGAACGAGCCGGGCAGTTCGATCATGCCGGGCAAGGTCAACCCGACGCAGGTCGAGGCGCTGACCCAGGTCTGCGTCGAGGTCTTCGGCAACCACGCCGCGCTGACCTTCGCCGGGTCGCAGGGGCAGTTCGAACTCAACGTCTATCGCCCGGTCATGGCGTGGAACTTCCTGCGCTCGGTGCGCCTGCTCGGCGACGCGGCGGCGAGCTTCACCGAGAACCTGCTGAAGGGTCTCGAGCCGAGGCGCGAGAGCATCGCGCGCGGGGTGGAAAACAGCCTGATGCTGGTCACCGCGCTCGCGCCCGAGATCGGCTACGACCGCGCGGCGGCCATCGCCAAGGCTGCGCACAAGTCGGGCAGCACCCTGCGCGAAGCGGCGTTGGAAGCGGGCGTAAGCGCGGAAGACTTCGACCGGCTGGTCCGGCCTGAGGACATGGTGGGGCGCACTTGACCTCGCCCTTCGCTGTCGCTCGGGAGTTTCGACCCAAAACCATCCCCCGGATGGTTTTGTGCAGTCGAAACTGGTGCCGGCTGAGGGATTTGAACCCCCGACCTTCGGTTTACAAAACCGCTGCACTACCACTGTGCTAAGCCGGCTCCCGGAAACGCGCCTTTCGATCAGAGCGCGCCGAATGTCCAGCCCTCGGTGCGGGCGATGTCGGGAGTGAGGCCCGCCGGGCTCCAGTACTCAGGGCGATGGGCAACCGAACGCAGCCAGGCCGCGGTAACCAACGCGTCGGACGAGTGGTCGTCGATCGGGCCGGTCCCTGCAACGGGAGGAGAGCCAAGTTCGGCGAGCCTTTCGCCGAGGTCCTCGAACGTGCGGATCTTGCTAGCGCCCTTGCGCACGCCTGCACCGCGCGCGGCGATCGAGGTGTACATCTCCACGATCACCGACCCGCTCTCCGGCAGCGGGTCGACCGGCCAGACCGGCACCCGTCCCCGAAGCCGGTGCAGCATGCGCATGCCGGTCAGGCTCGACTTGCCGACCTGCGCGGCGCCAATGAGGTTGAAATTGCTCACCGGGCGAACGCCCTGCGCGCGCTGGGCGTGCTCGCTCCGCCGGAAGCGGCCCTCGCGAGTGGGCGCGTCGGCGAGATGGAACCGGTCGCCGACGTGCTCGGCGGAATGCCGGAAGAAGCGCGAAGCCTCTGGATGGCGCACGAAGCCGGACGCGGCGAGATGGTCGTCGGCGGCGCAGGTCTCGTCGATCAGCCGCCACAGGCTCCGCGCGTCGGGTGGACTTGCGGCCCATCCCGGAAAGTACCCGCCCGCATCGGCGAAAGGCAGCGCGATCCCGAGGTCCATCCCGACGAGCGTGTCGGGGGGAAGGTCTTCGGTCAGGATGGCAAGCACGTCGGTTCGCGACCAGCCTCGACCCGGATTGACCAGGACCGGCGGACCGCCATCGAGGTGCGCCAGTGCGAGTGCGATGCCCTTCTGGCGCTCGCCGGCCGCGCCCGACCAGTCGATCGCCAGGAAGTGCCTGAAGCGCCCCGGCCTCATTCCTGCTCGCGCTCGGCGCGCAGCCTGGCCCAATATTCGAGGCGCTTCCTCACTTCGCGCTCGAAGCCGCGCTCGACCGGGGTGTAGAACTGCTGCCGCCGGATCTCCTCTGGCCAATAGTCCGCGCCGGAGAATCCTTCGTCCGCATCGTGGTCGTAGGCATATCCCTTGCCGTAGCCGACATCCTTCATCAGCTTGGTCGGCGCGTTGAGGATGTGCGCTGGCGGCATCAGGCTGCCGGTTTCCTTCGCGCTGCGCCACGAGGACTTGAAGGCCATGTAGGCCGCGTTCGATTTGGGCGCGGTGGCGCAATAGAGGCAGGCCTGAACGATCGCCAGTTCGCCCTCGGGGCTGCCGAGAAACTCGTAGGCGTCTTTCGCGGCGAGGCACTGGACCAGCGCCTGCGGATCGGCGAGGCCGATGTCCTCGCTCGCCGCGCGGACCAGGCGCCGCAGCACGAACAGCGGCTCCTCGCCCGCCACCAGCATCCGCGCCATGTAATATAGCGCCGCGTCGGGATCGGACCCGCGCAGCGCTTTGTGCCACGCGGAAATGAGGTTGTAGTGCCCCTCCCGGTCCTTGTCGTAGACTGCGACGCGGCGCTGCAGGAACTTGCCGAGCTCGCCCGGGTCGAGCGGAGCCGGGATTTGCGCTGCATAGAGCGTTTCGGCCTGGTTGAGCAGGAAGCGACCGTCGCCGTCCGCGCTCGCGACCAGCGCCTCGCGCGCATCTGGCGTAAGGGGCAGGAGGCCCTCGAGCGCTTCGGCCTTGTCGAGCAGGCTGCCCAGTGCCGCCGCGTCGAGCCGGCGGAGGATGAGCACCTGTGCGCGGCTGAGCAGCGCGGCGTTGAGCTCGAAGCTCGGGTTCTCGGTCGTCGCGCCGACGAGCGTGACGGTGCCGCGTTCGACGAAGGGCAGGAAGCCGTCCTGCTGCGCGCGATTGAAGCGGTGGATCTCGTCCACGAACAGCAGCGTCCGTTGGCCCGCCTGCGCGGCCTTGTCGGCTTCGGCGAACGCCTTCTTGAGGTCGGCAACTCCGCTGAAGACCGCGCTGATCGAGGCAAAGCGCATTCCCACCGCATCAGCCAGCAGGCGGGCGATGCTCGTTTTCCCGGTACCGGGCGGGCCCCACAGGATCATGCTCGACAGCCTGCCGGCCGCGACCATGCGCCCGATGGCGCCCTCGGCGCCGGTGAGGTGCTCCTGTCCCACGACCTCGTCCAGCGCACGCGGGCGCAACCGGTCTGCAAGAGGCGCATCCTCGCGGGGCTGGTCGAGGCCGGGCGCGGTCGTCGCAACGGTGTCTGGAAATAGGTCGGCCATCGCGATCGTATGTAGGAAACGAAGCGGCGGACCGCGAGGGGGGTTGAACTTCGATGCATCTAAGATATATCGTGAAGCATCGTAAGGAAGGATCTAAGATGCGACATGGATTTCAACGCGACATGAAGCGCGCGATGAAGGCAGCGATCGCCGCCAAGATGGCGGCGCGCAGCGCGGGACGTGGATGGGGCGATGAGGGTCCGTTCGGGCCGCACGGCCCGTTCGGCGCCAATGGGCCGTGGGGGCCCGGCGGGCCATTTGGTCCCAACGGCCCTTGGGGCGGTGACGGCGGTGGGCCTCGCGCTCGACGCCGGCGGATGTTCGGGCAGGGCGAGCTGCGTCTTGCGCTGCTCAAGCTGATCGCCGACCAGCCGCGTCACGGCTATGAACTGATCAAGGCGATCGAGGAGATGACCGGCGGCGGCTATGCCCCGAGCCCCGGTGCTGTCTACCCGACCCTCCAACTCCTCGCCGACGAAGGCGTGATCGAGGAGAAGGCCGACGACGCCAGCGCGCGGAAACCGTTCGCGATCACTCCAGCCGGCGAGCAGGAACTGGTCGACAAGGCGGACGAGGTTTCCGCGCTGTTCGAGCGCCTGTCCGAGCACGGCGAACACCAGCAGCGTACCCGCAGCCCGCACCTGTTTCGCGCGATGGGCAATCTTGCGCAGGTCCTCAAGCACAAGGCGCGCGGCGGCGGTCTCGACGAGGACGCGATAAACGAGATCGTCGACATGATCGACGAGATGGCCAAGCGCATCGAGCGGCTCTGACCTGCACGCGATTGGCGGACCCGCTGCGGCGTGATAGAAACGCCGCAGCGGGTCGCTGAACTGTGGAGGGGCAGTTATGGACGAAACGATCGAAACCGGGCCAATGCGGGCGGGAACGCCATGGCATGTCTGGGTAGTCGGCGTGCTGGCGCTGCTGTGGAACACTTTCGGCGCTTACGACTACATCATGTCGAAGACCGGCAACCGCGACTATCTCGCCTCGATGATGGAGCCCGTCGGCGTCACGGTAGACGATGCGATCGCATACATGAACGCCATGCCGCTCTGGGCGAACATCGGCTGGGGCCTGGGCGTGTGGGGCGCGGTGGCGGGATCGCTGCTTGTCCTGCTGCGCAGCCGCTTCGCATTCCACGCGTTTGTCGTGTCGCTTATCGGCCTCGTGCTCGGCACGTTCCACCAGCTGTCGAGCCCGATGCCGGGAATGACCGACACCACCACGCCGATGATCTTCACGGCAGTGATCTTCGTGATCACGTTGCTGCTGATCTGGTACACGCGGCGGCAGAGCGCGAACGGGGTGCTGCGCTGACCTAGCGCCTCTTCAGATCGTTTCGCACCGCCAGCACCCTCAGATAGGTGTCGGCGACCGCCTTGTTTATCGCGTCCCATTCGAACGCCTTCGCGCGGTCCGCGCCCGCTTGCCCGTGGGCGATACGTAGTGCCGGGTCGGCCACGTATCCGGCTATCCTGTCGGCATAGGCCCCGGCGTCGCGCGGAGGGACGAGGTAGCCGTTGATCCCATCCTCGACCAGACTGGCAGCGCCCGTCGCGTCGGCTGCCACCACGGGCACACCGCACGCCATGGCCTCCAGCGTGACGTTGCCGAACGTTTCGGTCACGCTGGGGTTGAGCAGCACGTCCATCGAGGCGACCGCGCGGCCGAGATCGGCACCGCCCTGGAAGCCGACGAAGCAGGCGGTCGGCATCTTGTCCTCGAAGGCCGCACGGGCGGGACCGTCGCCGATGACCAGCACCTTGTGCGGCACTTCGCGTCGTTCGAGCTCGGCGACGACGTCTCCGAAAACGTCGAGGCCTTTCTCCAGAACGAGCCGTCCGAGGAATCCGACGACGACATCGCCATCGGCAAACCCCAGTTCCCGCCGCCATGCATGGTCGCGCCGCTCCGGATTGAATATCTGGTGTTCGACCCCGCGAGACCACAA
Protein-coding regions in this window:
- the fumC gene encoding class II fumarate hydratase, which encodes MTTRTETDTFGPIEVPADHLWGAQTQRSLQNFRIGGETMPLPLIRALGVIKRAAAEANRELGVLDGRLAEAIVAAAQEVIDGKLDGEFPLVVWQTGSGTQSNMNANEVIANRAIQMLGGELGSKAPVHPNDHVNMSQSSNDTFPSAITVAAAGEVVRHLLPALKAMHAELAAKAAGWDDIVKIGRTHTQDATPLTLGQEFSGYAAQVEAAIARIELALPGLYELAQGGTAVGTGLNAPDGFAETVAAKIAAITGLPFVTAPNKFAALAAQDALVFAHGALNALAASLYKIASDIRLLGSGPRAGLGELALPENEPGSSIMPGKVNPTQVEALTQVCVEVFGNHAALTFAGSQGQFELNVYRPVMAWNFLRSVRLLGDAAASFTENLLKGLEPRRESIARGVENSLMLVTALAPEIGYDRAAAIAKAAHKSGSTLREAALEAGVSAEDFDRLVRPEDMVGRT
- a CDS encoding replication-associated recombination protein A, with product MADLFPDTVATTAPGLDQPREDAPLADRLRPRALDEVVGQEHLTGAEGAIGRMVAAGRLSSMILWGPPGTGKTSIARLLADAVGMRFASISAVFSGVADLKKAFAEADKAAQAGQRTLLFVDEIHRFNRAQQDGFLPFVERGTVTLVGATTENPSFELNAALLSRAQVLILRRLDAAALGSLLDKAEALEGLLPLTPDAREALVASADGDGRFLLNQAETLYAAQIPAPLDPGELGKFLQRRVAVYDKDREGHYNLISAWHKALRGSDPDAALYYMARMLVAGEEPLFVLRRLVRAASEDIGLADPQALVQCLAAKDAYEFLGSPEGELAIVQACLYCATAPKSNAAYMAFKSSWRSAKETGSLMPPAHILNAPTKLMKDVGYGKGYAYDHDADEGFSGADYWPEEIRRQQFYTPVERGFEREVRKRLEYWARLRAEREQE
- the metC gene encoding cystathionine beta-lyase — encoded protein: MAKGGKDRAAGTRLVTGGRRSEWTGAAVNPPVWRTSTHLYESSADLAAGRPNADGHFYYGRRGTPTQWALADALTELEPGAEGTVLYPSGVAAIAGALLTVLKPGDVLLVTDNAYEPTRNLANGFLKRFGIETRFFDPLDLDAYAALFCERTSAVMLESPGSLTMEVSDVPALARIARERGAASVIDNTWASALGFPALAHGCDISVMSLTKHVGGHSDLMMGSASAGAEWHARLRLCAQQLGNVVSPDDASLALRGLRTMGVRLAHSTAAALKIATWLEARAEVARVLCPMLPGAPGHDLWARDFTGGCGLFSVVLAKGGIEARARFVDALELFGIGYSWGGYESLVVPFEAKRTITRVPDADLASGDGAAIRFSVGLEDPDDLIADLEQAFAAMEN
- the queF gene encoding preQ(1) synthase, which translates into the protein MSDTPATMHLGQTSALPASPQEAVLDYVPNPRAGMLYLVRFAAPEFTSLCPVTGQPDFAHLVIDYAPGETIVESKSLKLFLGSFRNHCGFHEDVTVGIGQRLAEEMKPRWLRIGGYWYPRGGIPIDVFWQTGTPPEGLWVPEQGVQGYRGRG
- the sseA gene encoding 3-mercaptopyruvate sulfurtransferase; the protein is MDSLVTTEWLARELDGGTIVVLDASAHATQPDRDARAEFLAGHIPGARFLDLGTFKDAGSSVPNALPTHEQVAARLASLGVSPDSRVVLYDDSAVKTSARAWFILHMNGVADVAILDGGLAKWKAEGRPLEAGETVCDGCTPGPIAGDWSRVRSKDQVLANIDTRAEQVIDARDAGRFTGETVDAVHGLPGGHIPGACNLFFRDLYNADGTFRSEDELRALFERAGVDLDRPIVTSCGSGVTASVLLFALHRLGVEDAALYDGSWSEWGADPSTPKETGAAA
- a CDS encoding PadR family transcriptional regulator, whose product is MKRAMKAAIAAKMAARSAGRGWGDEGPFGPHGPFGANGPWGPGGPFGPNGPWGGDGGGPRARRRRMFGQGELRLALLKLIADQPRHGYELIKAIEEMTGGGYAPSPGAVYPTLQLLADEGVIEEKADDASARKPFAITPAGEQELVDKADEVSALFERLSEHGEHQQRTRSPHLFRAMGNLAQVLKHKARGGGLDEDAINEIVDMIDEMAKRIERL
- a CDS encoding barstar family protein, whose product is MTKEYVLDGAKITSLETFYDQVSSVLIPDADWGRNLDAFNDILRGGFGTPADGFVLRWTHSAASRANLGYPETARQLEKRLRRCHPAYRDTVKADLRRAQQGVGATVFDWLVEIIRVHGGDGEEAKDGVHLLLE
- a CDS encoding glycosyltransferase family 4 protein gives rise to the protein MQVSDLRIALFSGNYAMTVDGANKALNRLVDYLLRQGAQVRVYSPTIEKPPFEPKGELVSLPSIAIPGRSEYRVPAWLGKRVREDLAAFDPHVVHISSPDFAAREAASWARERNLPVVASVHTRFETYPRYYRLGFMEPAVEAWLRKLYRRCDALVTPSPSMIDTLREQKMNRDIGLWSRGVEHQIFNPERRDHAWRRELGFADGDVVVGFLGRLVLEKGLDVFGDVVAELERREVPHKVLVIGDGPARAAFEDKMPTACFVGFQGGADLGRAVASMDVLLNPSVTETFGNVTLEAMACGVPVVAADATGAASLVEDGINGYLVPPRDAGAYADRIAGYVADPALRIAHGQAGADRAKAFEWDAINKAVADTYLRVLAVRNDLKRR